The following DNA comes from Paraburkholderia phytofirmans PsJN.
CTCGACCGCCACCACGGCGCAATGGCTCGAACGCTTCGGCGGACGCGTGCCCGCTGCGCCGGTGTTCGACGTCAAGGAGGCGCTCGAGAATCCCTTCGTCGCCGAACGTGAATGCGTGGTGGACGCGGAGCATCCGCGCTTCGGCAAGGTGCGCGGCGTGGCCGCGCCGGTGCGGATCGACGAGCCGCTGCCGACGCGCGCCGCGCCGGATCTCGGGCAGGACACGCAGCGTCTGCTCGACGAACTGGGCTACGGCGCGGAAAGGATCGCTTTGCTGAGGGAGGCGGGTGTGGTGCAATAAGGCCGGGCGGGCAACCGTCCGCTCTTTCACTTTTTGCACATCCAGATGGCCACGACAGTCCTTGGGCAGCAGCCGCGCTACATGCAACTGGCACAGACGCTTCTGAACGAGATTCAGGGCGGGCAGTTTCCCATCGGCACGCTGCTGCCGACCGAGTTCGAGCTGTGCGAGCAGTTCGGCGCCAGTCGCTTCACGGTGCGGCAGGCGATCAAGCAGCTCGAGCAGCGCGGTCTGGTGGACCGGCGGCCCGGCATCGGCACCCGCGTGAAAGCCACGCAAAGCGAGACCGCGTACCGTCAGGTGATGGAGCGCCTGAGCGATCTGCACCGTTATACGACCGATACGGAGTTGGAGATCGCGTCGACGCAGACTGTCGAGATCGACGATCCGGACCTGATCGAGCGGCTCGGCGCAAAGCCGGGCGAAACCTGGCTGCTGGCCGAGGGCATTCGCCTGTCGCCGGAGAGTGTCGAACCGATTTGCCACACCGAGGTGTATATCCACCCCGCGTTTCGCTCGTTGACGGGCCTGAGCGGCCGGACGCACGTGCCGATCTACACGATGATCGAAAAGCAGTTCGGCGAGCAGATCGCCGAGGTGCAGCAGGAAATCCGCGCGGTCGCGCTGCCGGCGAAGCTGGCGCAACGTTTGAACGCGAAGCCGCGTTCGCCCGCGCTGTGGTTGTGCCGCCGCTATCTGAACCGGCGCGCGCAAGTGGTCGAGTTGACGATCAGCGTGCACCCGGCGGATCGCTACAGTTATTCCGAAACATTTCAACGCGACTGGCACGCGAATTAGCAATCTTGCGCCGCGTGCCGTTCAGGAGAACAACATGGACGCACGCAGCTATCTTTTCGTGCCGGGCGATCGCCCCGAGCGCTTCACCAAGGCGCTCGACACAAACGCGGACGCAGTGGTGATCGATCTCGAAGACGCGGTCGCGCCCGCGGCGAAACAAGCTGCGCGCGAGGGCCTGCAACGCTGGCTATCGGCGGCGGACGTTAGGCGGCTGATCGTCCGCGTGAATGCGGTGGGCACGCCGTGGCATCTCGATGACGTGGACATGGTGAGCGCGTCCGGCCTTTCCACGATGATGCTGCCGAAGTCGGACAGCGCATGGCAACTCGCCGAGGTCGCCGCGCGGCTGCCATCGCAGATGCGAATCGTGGCGCTGATCGAAACCGTGGCGGGCGTAGTGGCGATGCGGGAGATTGCCGGTGCGCCGTCGGTCATGCGGCTCGCTTTCGGCACGGTGGATTTTTGCGGCGACGCCGGGATCGAAGGGCTCGGCGTCGAACTGGATTATGTGCGCTCGCAGATGGTGATCGAATCGCGCTATGCGGGTCTGCCCGCGCCGATCGACGGTGTGACACTGGAACTCGACGATCTCGCGCGTCTGACGGAGCATGTCGCCACCGCAAGGCGCTTCGGCTTCGGCGGCAAGCTGTGCATTCACCCACGACAGGTGGACCCGGTCAACGGCGGCTTTGCACCTAGCGAGAACGAGCGACGCTGGGCGTCGCGCGTTCTGGCGGCTTGCCGCGAGCACCCGGAAGGCGCGTTCGCGGTGGACGGCAAACTGGTCGACCGGCCGGTGATCGAACGGGCGCGGCGGATTGCGGAGTTCGATGCGCTCCTGCCCTGACGTACGCGCGGCCGTCACCGCCTCAAATGATCCAGCGCATCTCTCATCGGTGAACTGGAGATAACGATCGGCCCTGTAAACGGCGTATCCAGATCCACAATCACATAGATGGCCGAAGCAATCGACACCGCGCCCAGCGAAATCGTGACCAGCGCCAGCGCATTGCGCGGCGCGATCAAGCCGAAACTCAGAAAGATCACGCCCAGCCAGAACGTCAATGTCGTGAGGAACGGTCGGGAAATGGAGCTGTGCGCTTCCTCGATGAGCTTCCATCGGGCATCCACGACGCGGCGGTATTGCTTCAGTGCATCGTCGAGCGCGCGCTGTTGTAGCGCGTCGCGCGTCCGCAACGTTCGCAACTCCTGGCCCACGGCAGTCAGCGTGTCGCCGAGCCGCACGCTCTCCAGTTTCTGCGAGTTGTCCGGCGATCCTATGTCTTTCGGATAGTCGCCAGTAGGCGGTGTTTCGGCAGGCCACGTCGATGCGATCGCCGCCGCGGTGTACTGGCGCAACAACTGCCGGGCCGGCCCGGTATCCGTGCCGTATTCGCGCAGGGTGGTGTCGAACTCGATCAGATCGGCGGCGTAGGTGCGCAAATCATTCGACGAGGTGTCGAAGCTGGATTTCGCGGACGCGGTCATCAAGCCCAGCACCAGCGCGGCGAACGTCACCAGCATGCCGATCACCAGCTGGATCAGCTGCACTGTCTCGTGCGCCTTGTGCTCCTCGGGCAGAAGGGGGCGCACCCACACACCGATTCCGGTCACGGCGAGCAGCAGAACGAAAACCACCAGCGCCGAGTCTATTTCCGACATCGCCATGCTCCGTAGACACATTCCCGCCACTTTCCATCAAGCGCCGCTCGCCGAGAACCCGGGTAGTCCCGCAACGTCCAGCGCGAATCGTCCTTCATATGCGCCTGTATGTTGATGTATCGCAAGCCCATACGCCATCCACCATAAAGTTTTTTGTGATTGAGCCGTAGTCCTTATATGTGGCGTTCGCTTAAATTTAGACAAGAGTTGCGGACCTGGCCTACTCGGCTTGGGCGCAGCACGCGTGGCCGAGGCATCTACTGAACATTCGGTCAGGCAGCCCAACGGAGACAAGCCCGATGTTGAAAAATCTGTCGATTCGCACCTGCCTCACCCTGATGATCGTGTTCTTCGGCGTCGTGCTGCTGTTCGGCGCCGCCGCCGGCTTGCTGTCGCTGCGCTCGAGCAATGCCTCGCTGCGGCAGATGTACACCGTCGATACGCCGGCCGTCGCCGACCTGGAAGGCAGCGCCGGGCAGTTGCTGCGCCTGCGTCTCGCACTGGCGACGTACGCATCGCTCGTCGACCTGAACGATCAGGACGGCGCGAATGCCGTGCTCAAGCGTTTTGATCAGTACCAGAAAGCTTCCAACGACCGTCTTGCCCACTATGTGAGCCGTGCGAGCACGGACGCCGATGAACAGCGCCTGATCAAGGATATGCAGGACAAGCGTGACACCTTCCTGCGCGAAGGCGTCGAGCCGGCTCTCGCCGCGCTCAAGGCGGGCGACAAGACGGCGTTCCAGCAAGTGCAGGCACACAAGCTGCCGTCGCTCTACAGCGCGTACGAAAAGGCGATGCTCACGCTCGAACAGTTGCAACTCGATCACGGCGCGCAGCGCTACCAGGACGCGCAGGATCTGTTCTATGCGATCTGTATCGCGGTGGCGATCGGCATGGTCGCGTCGCTGCTGGGTTCGTGGATCGGCCGCGCGGTGCTGGTGCGTGCCATTGTCCGCCCGGTCGATGCCACCATCGCGCAGTTTCAGCGCATCGCCAACGGCGACCTGACCGGCCAGATCGTCGTGTCCAGTAACAACGAAATGGGCCGTCTCGCGGCCGCGCTGCGCAAGATGCAGGAATCGCTGATCGCGACGGTGAACTCGGTGCGTCAAGGCACGGAATCTATCGACACCGGAGTGAGCGAGATTGCCGCGGGCAACACCGATCTGTCGCAACGTACCGAGGAACAGGCCGCGTCGCTCGAAGAAACGGCGGCGAGCATCGAACAGCTCACCTCGACGGTCAAGCAGACGGCGGACAACGCGAAGCAGGCGAGTTCGCTTGCGCAGGGCGCATCCACGCTGGCCGCGCAAGGCGGTGATCTGACGGAGCAGGTGGTGGGCACGATGCATGGCATCGTCGACGATTCGCGGCGGATTGCCGACATTGTCGGTGTGATCGAAGGGATCGCGTTTCAGACCAATATTCTGGCGCTGAACGCGGCCGTTGAGGCTGCGCGCGCCGGCGAGCAGGGACGCGGCTTCGCGGTGGTGGCGAGCGAGGTGCGCTCGCTCGCGCAGCGTAGCGCGGCGGCAGCGAAGGAAATCAAAGGCTTGATCGACGAATCGACGGCTCGCGTGCAGGCCGGCTCGCAACTCGTTCAGCGCTCCGGCTCGACGATGACCGAGATCGTCAACGCGATTGCGCGCGTGAGTTCGATTATGGGCGAGATCGCCGCGGCCGCGCTCGAGCAGAGTACCGGCATCGATCAGGTCAATCTCGCGGTCGCGCAGATGGACGAGGTGACGCAGCAGAATGCCGCGCTGGTGGAACAGGCTGCGGCTGCCGCGAGTTCGCTGGAAGAGCAGGCGCGGCGATTGACGTCGGCTGTATCGGTGTTTCGGACCGGGGGCGGTGCGGCGTCTGGGGCTTCGTTTGCCGGGCGGCGCGACGGTTCGGCTGCTACGCCGAAGACGGCCGCTGCAGGCGAGTTCGCGACGGTTTAGTATCAGCGGTTGTTTTGCGCGACGGCGTGCTGAGCCGTCGCGAGAAACCATGTCGCACAGACAAGCGGCTGCTACTGCATAGCCGCATAGTATTTCGCGACGCTATCAATTTCGGCAGGCGTCATTTGCCGTGCCACATTGCGCATCTGCTCATTGATGTCGTTATGCCGCGCGCCGGAAGCAAACGCGCGCATCTGCGCGGCGAGATAGATCGACGATTGTCCGCCCAGCCACGGCGCCGCGCCCTTGCGGTCGAGCTGTCCGTGACATGCGGCGCAAGGCGCGATATTGCGCTGCGGATCGCCCTGCATGGCAAGCTTCACCGCGTTCGCATCCGGTTCGACGCCAGTCGGCAGCGTTTGCGCCGCAGGCGCTCTCGGCAGCGACGCGTAGTAAGCCGCCAGATCGTGCAGATCCTGATCGCTGCGTGCGGCGATGATCGGCTGCATGATCGCGTTCTGGCGCACGCCGTTCTGGTAGTCGCGCAACTCTTTGTAGACCACGTCGGCATATTGACCGGCCAATGCCGGCGCGGTCACCTGCGATGTGCCGAGTACACCATGGCACATCGAGCAATTTTGTGTCGCGATCGTCGCGCCGCGACCGATCGAATTCGCGTCAGCCCGCGCGCGCCGCAACGGTGGCAAGACCACGACGTCGCTCGGCGCCGGGCCGGCGAGATTGGCGCCGCCATACCAGCTCGACGGCGCCCCCGCCGCGCTGCAGATGGTCGCCCAGAGGCTGCGGTCGCCGAACGCGTTACTCGCCGAAGGCAGCCAGATAAAGCCGATTAGTATCCCGACGACGGCAATCGCAATCGTGCCGCCCACGCTCACTGTGAACCATGGGTTGCGCAAGCTGAAGACGCGTTCCTGATTCATCGCTGCGCTCCGACGACGACTGCCGGCACGGAGGTCTGCGGCAATCTGAGCAACTGCACGATCGGCACACTGTAGTTGACGACCGTGAGTCCGATCATGAGCGCCACCCACAAGCCGAAGCTATTGAGCGCCGCCGGCACACGGTCCACCGGTTGCGCCGCGCTCGCAAAGCGGAAGCTTTGCTGCTGAACGAGCGGCCCGAACTGCGACTTCACGAGAATGTAGATAAACAGCACGCCGGACGCCACGAGGATCAATCCGCCCACCGCCGACATGCCGACCCAGAGCGCCTGAGACTGCAAGCCGAGCGCGTTGTAATCGTAATAGGCCATGCGGCGCGGCGCACCGAGCAGGCCGACGTAGTGCCACGGCAGCGTCACCACCATCATGCCGATGAACCACAGCCACAGTTGCGTGCGCACCAGTTTCACCGACGCGATCGCGCGGCCGGTCAGTTGCGGCCACAGTTCATAGGCAATCGCGAAGTACATGATGACGATCGCACCGCCGAAGATCAGATGGAAGTGTCCGGTCACCCACTGCGTGTTGTGCACGGTCGAGTTCAACTGGTAGCTCATG
Coding sequences within:
- a CDS encoding methyl-accepting chemotaxis protein, which produces MLKNLSIRTCLTLMIVFFGVVLLFGAAAGLLSLRSSNASLRQMYTVDTPAVADLEGSAGQLLRLRLALATYASLVDLNDQDGANAVLKRFDQYQKASNDRLAHYVSRASTDADEQRLIKDMQDKRDTFLREGVEPALAALKAGDKTAFQQVQAHKLPSLYSAYEKAMLTLEQLQLDHGAQRYQDAQDLFYAICIAVAIGMVASLLGSWIGRAVLVRAIVRPVDATIAQFQRIANGDLTGQIVVSSNNEMGRLAAALRKMQESLIATVNSVRQGTESIDTGVSEIAAGNTDLSQRTEEQAASLEETAASIEQLTSTVKQTADNAKQASSLAQGASTLAAQGGDLTEQVVGTMHGIVDDSRRIADIVGVIEGIAFQTNILALNAAVEAARAGEQGRGFAVVASEVRSLAQRSAAAAKEIKGLIDESTARVQAGSQLVQRSGSTMTEIVNAIARVSSIMGEIAAAALEQSTGIDQVNLAVAQMDEVTQQNAALVEQAAAAASSLEEQARRLTSAVSVFRTGGGAASGASFAGRRDGSAATPKTAAAGEFATV
- a CDS encoding HpcH/HpaI aldolase/citrate lyase family protein, producing MDARSYLFVPGDRPERFTKALDTNADAVVIDLEDAVAPAAKQAAREGLQRWLSAADVRRLIVRVNAVGTPWHLDDVDMVSASGLSTMMLPKSDSAWQLAEVAARLPSQMRIVALIETVAGVVAMREIAGAPSVMRLAFGTVDFCGDAGIEGLGVELDYVRSQMVIESRYAGLPAPIDGVTLELDDLARLTEHVATARRFGFGGKLCIHPRQVDPVNGGFAPSENERRWASRVLAACREHPEGAFAVDGKLVDRPVIERARRIAEFDALLP
- a CDS encoding bestrophin-like domain; the encoded protein is MSEIDSALVVFVLLLAVTGIGVWVRPLLPEEHKAHETVQLIQLVIGMLVTFAALVLGLMTASAKSSFDTSSNDLRTYAADLIEFDTTLREYGTDTGPARQLLRQYTAAAIASTWPAETPPTGDYPKDIGSPDNSQKLESVRLGDTLTAVGQELRTLRTRDALQQRALDDALKQYRRVVDARWKLIEEAHSSISRPFLTTLTFWLGVIFLSFGLIAPRNALALVTISLGAVSIASAIYVIVDLDTPFTGPIVISSSPMRDALDHLRR
- a CDS encoding GntR family transcriptional regulator, producing the protein MATTVLGQQPRYMQLAQTLLNEIQGGQFPIGTLLPTEFELCEQFGASRFTVRQAIKQLEQRGLVDRRPGIGTRVKATQSETAYRQVMERLSDLHRYTTDTELEIASTQTVEIDDPDLIERLGAKPGETWLLAEGIRLSPESVEPICHTEVYIHPAFRSLTGLSGRTHVPIYTMIEKQFGEQIAEVQQEIRAVALPAKLAQRLNAKPRSPALWLCRRYLNRRAQVVELTISVHPADRYSYSETFQRDWHAN
- a CDS encoding c-type cytochrome — translated: MNQERVFSLRNPWFTVSVGGTIAIAVVGILIGFIWLPSASNAFGDRSLWATICSAAGAPSSWYGGANLAGPAPSDVVVLPPLRRARADANSIGRGATIATQNCSMCHGVLGTSQVTAPALAGQYADVVYKELRDYQNGVRQNAIMQPIIAARSDQDLHDLAAYYASLPRAPAAQTLPTGVEPDANAVKLAMQGDPQRNIAPCAACHGQLDRKGAAPWLGGQSSIYLAAQMRAFASGARHNDINEQMRNVARQMTPAEIDSVAKYYAAMQ